A region of the Streptomyces sp. NBC_00442 genome:
GTGGCGTACGAGGGCGCGACCATGGAGTGGGTCGACGGCAACATCGGCTCCAAGGTGACGATGAAGTACCCGGCCGTCTACCTGATGGGCGAGCACGCCAAGGGCGAGACGCTCTCCATCGCCTTCGCGGGCGAGGGCCAGCACCAGGACGCCGGCTCCAAGATGGTCCACATGGCGCCGAACACCTCCTCCAACATCGTCTCCAAGTCGGTGGCGCGAGGCGGCGGCCGCACCTCCTACCGCGGTCTGGTCGAGATCGGCGAGGGCGCCCACGGCTCCAAGTCGAACGTGCTGTGCGACGCGCTGCTCGTCGACACGATCTCCCGCTCGGACACGTACCCCTACGTGGACGTCCGCGAGGACGACGTGTCCATGGGCCACGAGGCGACCGTCTCCAAGGTCTCCGAGGACCAGCTCTTCTACCTGATGAGCCGCGGTCTGACCGAGTTCGAGGCGATGGCGATGATCGTGCGCGGCTTCGTCGAGCCGATCGCCAAGGAGCTCCCCATGGAGTACGCCCTTGAGCTCAACCGGCTGATCGAACTGCAGATGGAGGGCTCGGTCGGATAACGACCGTCCCCCGTCCGGCAGTTGAGCAGATTCTGATTCAGGAAGAGAGCACTACGACAGCCATGGCTGAGGCTCAGAACATCCCGGCCGGTTCCACCACGGCCGGCTCGATCGCGGTGGCCGCCGAGTCGACCGTCGCCACCCGCATGAGCGCCCCCCCGTCCTTCGACGTCGCGGACTTCCCGGTCCCGCACGGCCGTGAGGAGGAGTGGCGGTTCACGCCGCTGGAGCGGCTGCGCGGGCTGCACGACGGCACAGCCGTCGCCACCGGTGACGGTGTGAAGGTCGTCGTCGAGGCGCCCGAGGGCGTCCTCGTCGAGACCGTCGGGCGCGACGACGCCCGCCTGAGCAGGGCCGGCACGCCGGCGGACCGCGTCGCGGCCCAGGCGTACTCGTCCTTCGAGAAGGCCTCCGTCGTGAGCGTCCCCAAGGACACGGTGCTCACCGAGCCGATCCGGATCGCCGTGCACGGCGAGGGCGGCGTGGCCTACGGCCACCAGGTCGTCGAGCTCGGCGCGTTCGCCGAGGCCGTCGTGGTCATCGACCACACCGGTGACGCGGTGCTCGCCGCGGGCGTCGACTACCTCATCGGCGACGGCGCCAAGCTGACCGTCGTCTCCGTGCAGGACTGGGACGACAAGGCCGTCCACGTCTCCCAGCACAACGCGCTGATCGGCCGCGACGCCACCTTCAAGTCCTTCGTGGTCACCTTCGGCGGCGACCTGGTACGGCTGCACCCGCGGGTCGCCTACGCCGGCACCGGCGGCGAGGCCGAGCTCTTCGGCCTGTACTTCACCGACAAGGGCCAGCACCAGGAGCACCGCCTCCTGGTCGACCACAACACCCCGCACTGCAAGTCCAATGCCGTGTACAAGGGCGCCCTCCAGGGCGACGACGCACACGCCGTGTGGATCGGTGACGTCCTCATCCAGGCCGCGGCCGAGGGCACGGACACCTACGAGATGAACCGCAACCTGGTTCTGACCGACGGCGCCCGCGTCGACTCGGTGCCGAACCTGGAGATCGAGACCGGCGAGATCGCCGGCGCCGGTCACGCGTCCGCCACCGGCCGCTTCGACGACGAGCAGCTCTTCTACCTGATGTCGCGCGGCATCCCGGCGATGGAGGCCCGTCGCCTGGTCGTGCGCGGCTTCTTCGCGGAGCTCGTCCAGCAGATCGGTCTGCCGGACGTCGAGGAGCGCCTCCTGGCGAAGATCGAGACGGAGCTGGAGGCTTCCGTCTGATGGCCTTCGTCAAAGCCTGTGCGCTGAGCGAGCTGGAGAGCGACACCCCCAAGCGGGTGGAGATCGACGGCACGCCGGTGTCCCTCGTCAAGACCGGGGGCGAGGTGTTCGCGATCAACGACATCTGCTCGCACGCGAACGTGTCGCTCTCGGAGGGCGAGGTCGAGGACTGCGCCATCGAGTGCTGGCTGCACGGCTCCAGCTTCGACCTCCGCACCGGCAAGCCGTCCGGCCTCCCCGCGACGCGCCCCGTGCCCGTATACCCCGTACAGATCCAAGGGGACGATGTGCTCGTCTCCGTCACCCAGGAGTCCTGAGTCCCCCATGGCAACGCTTGAAATCCGCGACCTGCACGTCTCCGTCGACATCGAGAACGGTACGAAGGAGATCCTCAAGGGCGTCGACCTGACCGTGAAGCAGGGCGAGACCCACGCCATCATGGGCCCCAACGGCTCCGGCAAGTCCACCCTCGCGTACTCGCTGGCAGGGCACCCCAAGTACACGATCACCAGCGGCACCGTCACGCTCG
Encoded here:
- the sufD gene encoding Fe-S cluster assembly protein SufD, coding for MAEAQNIPAGSTTAGSIAVAAESTVATRMSAPPSFDVADFPVPHGREEEWRFTPLERLRGLHDGTAVATGDGVKVVVEAPEGVLVETVGRDDARLSRAGTPADRVAAQAYSSFEKASVVSVPKDTVLTEPIRIAVHGEGGVAYGHQVVELGAFAEAVVVIDHTGDAVLAAGVDYLIGDGAKLTVVSVQDWDDKAVHVSQHNALIGRDATFKSFVVTFGGDLVRLHPRVAYAGTGGEAELFGLYFTDKGQHQEHRLLVDHNTPHCKSNAVYKGALQGDDAHAVWIGDVLIQAAAEGTDTYEMNRNLVLTDGARVDSVPNLEIETGEIAGAGHASATGRFDDEQLFYLMSRGIPAMEARRLVVRGFFAELVQQIGLPDVEERLLAKIETELEASV
- a CDS encoding bifunctional 3-phenylpropionate/cinnamic acid dioxygenase ferredoxin subunit yields the protein MAFVKACALSELESDTPKRVEIDGTPVSLVKTGGEVFAINDICSHANVSLSEGEVEDCAIECWLHGSSFDLRTGKPSGLPATRPVPVYPVQIQGDDVLVSVTQES